The Fimbriimonas ginsengisoli Gsoil 348 genome window below encodes:
- a CDS encoding electron transfer flavoprotein subunit beta/FixA family protein — translation MKILVPIKRVIDPYAKVRPLADGSGIDTGGVKFEINPFDEIAVEEAVRLREKNGDVDITVVTIGGSESEEQLRKALAMGADRAILVESSDAWDSPSVAKELEALARELGPDLVLMGKQATDDDNNQAAQMLAARLDWPQATFASKIEASGSTVRVTRETDTGEETLELDLPAVVTTDLRLNEPRYIALPGIIKARSKPLERRAPATAPSLKTRVTKYESPAARPAGRKVGSVDELVAALKDRGAL, via the coding sequence ATGAAAATCCTTGTTCCGATTAAGCGCGTGATCGATCCATACGCAAAGGTCCGGCCGCTCGCCGATGGCAGCGGCATCGACACCGGTGGCGTCAAGTTCGAGATTAATCCGTTCGACGAAATCGCCGTCGAAGAAGCCGTCCGACTCCGGGAAAAGAACGGCGACGTCGACATCACGGTCGTCACCATCGGAGGCAGCGAGTCGGAAGAGCAGCTCCGAAAGGCGCTCGCGATGGGCGCGGACCGCGCCATCCTCGTCGAGAGCTCCGACGCCTGGGACTCACCCAGCGTCGCGAAAGAGCTGGAAGCACTCGCTCGCGAACTCGGCCCCGACCTAGTCCTAATGGGCAAGCAGGCGACCGACGACGACAACAACCAAGCCGCCCAGATGCTGGCCGCGCGCCTCGACTGGCCTCAGGCAACCTTCGCCAGCAAGATCGAAGCCTCCGGCTCGACGGTCCGCGTCACCCGCGAGACCGACACCGGTGAGGAAACTCTAGAGCTCGACCTTCCCGCCGTGGTTACCACTGACCTCCGGCTGAACGAACCTCGCTACATCGCCCTTCCCGGCATCATCAAGGCGCGGAGTAAGCCGTTGGAACGACGAGCTCCCGCCACCGCGCCGTCATTGAAGACCCGAGTTACGAAGTATGAGTCGCCCGCCGCCCGCCCGGCCGGTCGTAAGGTCGGCAGCGTCGACGAGCTTGTCGCCGCCCTAAAGGATCGAGGTGCTCTCTAA
- a CDS encoding electron transfer flavoprotein subunit alpha/FixB family protein, which yields MSKLLLVLFDPSEALQAAGFAQALGLPFDVLSLTGTVDPDLGADRILNAGWNDVPPADGAAKAIASVATGYSHIAAVSNMRSKDVLARLAGLLDAAMVTDVIGLESPTLFRRPVVAGSIVATVEVLATPVVLTVRPAGFAKAERRGSSAAETVSLDASSKARRSGASARGGGRPDLTQAKVVVSGGRPLRDAETFEKIIGGLADKLGGAVGATRAAVDSGIAANELQVGQTGKIVAPNLYIAAGISGSTQHMAGIKDSKVIVAINKDADAPIFEVADFGLVADLYDAVPELTSKV from the coding sequence ATGTCCAAACTGCTGTTAGTCCTGTTCGATCCCAGCGAGGCGCTTCAGGCTGCCGGTTTCGCCCAAGCGCTTGGCCTGCCGTTCGACGTTTTGTCGTTAACCGGTACCGTCGACCCCGACCTCGGGGCAGATAGGATTCTCAACGCGGGTTGGAACGACGTTCCTCCCGCGGACGGCGCGGCAAAAGCGATCGCATCCGTCGCAACCGGCTATTCCCACATCGCCGCGGTTTCCAATATGCGCTCGAAAGACGTGCTCGCACGACTCGCCGGGCTGCTAGACGCCGCGATGGTCACCGACGTAATCGGCCTGGAATCCCCCACCCTCTTCCGCCGCCCCGTGGTGGCTGGTTCGATCGTCGCGACCGTCGAGGTCCTGGCGACCCCGGTAGTCCTAACCGTTCGTCCCGCCGGCTTTGCTAAGGCCGAGCGACGAGGATCTAGCGCCGCCGAGACGGTTTCGCTCGATGCTTCTTCCAAAGCAAGGCGATCCGGGGCATCCGCGCGAGGCGGCGGCCGGCCCGATCTGACTCAGGCCAAGGTCGTGGTCAGTGGCGGCCGACCGCTTCGCGATGCCGAAACGTTTGAAAAGATCATCGGCGGCCTGGCCGATAAGCTGGGCGGCGCCGTGGGAGCCACCCGGGCCGCCGTCGATTCCGGCATCGCCGCAAACGAGCTTCAAGTTGGACAGACCGGTAAAATCGTCGCGCCCAACCTCTACATCGCTGCGGGAATCTCCGGATCCACGCAGCACATGGCCGGAATCAAAGACAGCAAAGTCATCGTCGCCATCAACAAAGACGCCGACGCCCCGATCTTCGAGGTCGCCGATTTCGGTCTTGTCGCGGACCTCTACGACGCCGTTCCGGAGCTGACGAGTAAGGTTTAG
- a CDS encoding MFS transporter — MRRATEEWGILGAVFLDLLGFGMLVADIQLRAEKLTPAGWPKGLIIGALLGSTFVIQLLVSPKWGHFSDRRGRKPVVVACTVLSALAMLTYGFASSIWILLLSRVLSGLGAANVAVAQAFISDRYEGEKRTAALGRIGAAISLGLIVGPPLGGFLSHLASSNYFNAPPQFLVGIVAGTASLVGAAAVTFTLPDVPPAAEQSPGKRPVIDLTLLRDLPHLRPLILIATVAWISLATLEGTFARLIEHYFGYGALEFGFLFGYESLLAIVVQGAILAWILRRWKETPLLRSAYVLQGVGLALNPASALFAPTIPPLVTLFGASTLYAFGSSVANPTVNGLCSRLAPDDRQGELFGLLQGARSLGFVVGPMVGGVLFDWIPAAPYLLAGGVCVAAALLVPKTD; from the coding sequence ATGCGACGCGCAACCGAAGAGTGGGGAATCCTGGGGGCGGTTTTCCTCGATCTACTCGGCTTCGGGATGTTGGTTGCAGACATTCAGCTACGAGCCGAGAAGCTGACGCCGGCCGGATGGCCGAAAGGATTGATAATCGGCGCGCTTCTTGGAAGCACGTTCGTGATTCAGCTCTTGGTGTCGCCCAAGTGGGGCCACTTCAGCGACCGCCGCGGACGGAAGCCGGTGGTCGTGGCTTGTACGGTGCTGTCGGCCTTGGCGATGCTCACCTACGGGTTTGCGTCTTCGATTTGGATACTCCTCCTCAGCCGGGTCCTTTCCGGGCTGGGAGCAGCGAACGTCGCCGTAGCCCAAGCGTTCATCTCCGACCGGTATGAGGGAGAGAAGCGGACGGCGGCCTTGGGGCGGATCGGGGCGGCGATTTCTCTAGGGTTAATCGTCGGTCCACCGCTAGGCGGCTTCCTCTCCCATCTCGCGTCGTCGAACTACTTCAACGCACCTCCGCAGTTCTTAGTCGGGATCGTGGCGGGGACGGCTTCGCTTGTTGGAGCGGCGGCGGTCACGTTCACGCTGCCCGACGTTCCGCCAGCGGCCGAACAGAGCCCGGGCAAGCGGCCGGTGATCGACCTGACGTTGCTGCGGGACTTGCCTCACCTTCGGCCCCTAATCCTCATCGCGACGGTGGCCTGGATTTCGCTCGCCACGCTCGAGGGGACGTTTGCCCGGCTCATCGAGCACTACTTCGGTTACGGAGCGCTGGAATTCGGATTCCTGTTTGGATACGAATCGCTGCTGGCGATCGTGGTTCAGGGGGCGATCCTCGCGTGGATCTTGCGGCGCTGGAAAGAGACGCCGTTACTGCGTTCCGCTTACGTACTGCAAGGGGTGGGGCTAGCGCTGAATCCGGCATCCGCGCTCTTTGCTCCTACCATTCCGCCCCTGGTGACGTTGTTCGGCGCCAGCACGCTTTACGCGTTCGGGTCGAGCGTAGCGAATCCAACGGTGAACGGCCTCTGTAGCCGGCTTGCTCCGGATGATAGGCAGGGGGAGCTGTTCGGACTTCTTCAGGGGGCCCGGTCGCTCGGCTTCGTTGTCGGACCGATGGTAGGCGGAGTTCTGTTCGATTGGATTCCCGCCGCGCCGTATCTCCTCGCGGGAGGAGTTTGCGTCGCGGCGGCGTTATTGGTGCCGAAGACGGACTAA
- a CDS encoding TMEM14 family protein: MKFVDVVVLLYAILTIVMGVLGYVAPTTGHPSIASLIAGVGIGALLLGALALTKTNPRAGRIGAAVLTLVPLGRFLPTFISKQNWYPAGIMTIAGIFTFGVLLGGHFIAMSQRKKETSA; this comes from the coding sequence ATGAAATTTGTCGACGTGGTCGTCCTGCTGTACGCGATCCTCACCATCGTTATGGGCGTTCTCGGCTATGTCGCCCCGACGACCGGCCACCCCAGCATCGCCTCGTTGATCGCCGGAGTCGGCATCGGTGCGCTCCTCCTCGGGGCCTTGGCGCTCACCAAAACGAACCCGCGGGCCGGTCGGATCGGCGCGGCCGTGCTTACCCTGGTGCCGCTCGGTCGGTTCTTGCCTACCTTCATATCCAAGCAAAATTGGTATCCCGCGGGAATCATGACGATCGCCGGAATTTTCACTTTCGGCGTGCTCCTCGGCGGACACTTTATCGCGATGTCGCAGCGGAAGAAAGAGACCTCCGCTTAA
- a CDS encoding glycoside hydrolase family 76 protein produces the protein MILLGVLMAMTMETKPDLNAWGRETLETIRRDFYMPERHLYGDSIVPGKHPQQVAFNWGCGVMLSALVAGSRSDSKYESWLREFADATHSYWNTAPPVPGYDVLPAPKPVDRYYDDNQWMVMALAETYDRLHDRKYLGWAEDALHFVLSGKDDQLGGGIFWKETEKRSKNTCSNAPAASACLAVYRHTHDKKLLDEAIELYGWTRQHLMDPSDHLMWDSIGLNGHIDRTKWSYNTALMVRTAANLYALTKLPSYRQDAMEMARSSRQHWLRDGRLHDEGRFAHLLLESWIICRRAIPETDISDYDLTQPLALIHSQARSQAGLYHHRWDAPAPAPDQKVELIDQASFARACFEVAEATGK, from the coding sequence GTGATTCTGCTCGGAGTGCTGATGGCGATGACGATGGAGACGAAACCGGACCTAAACGCGTGGGGGCGGGAGACGCTGGAAACGATTCGGCGCGACTTCTACATGCCGGAGCGCCACCTGTATGGCGATTCGATCGTGCCAGGAAAGCACCCCCAGCAGGTCGCGTTCAATTGGGGGTGCGGGGTGATGCTTTCGGCGCTGGTGGCCGGATCGCGATCGGATTCCAAGTACGAATCGTGGCTGCGCGAGTTTGCGGACGCGACCCACTCCTACTGGAACACCGCTCCGCCCGTGCCCGGTTACGACGTGTTGCCCGCGCCTAAGCCGGTCGACCGATACTATGACGACAACCAGTGGATGGTGATGGCGCTCGCGGAGACGTACGACCGGCTGCACGACCGGAAGTATCTCGGCTGGGCCGAAGATGCGCTCCACTTCGTGTTGAGCGGTAAAGACGACCAGCTTGGCGGGGGGATCTTTTGGAAAGAAACCGAGAAGAGGTCCAAGAACACGTGCAGCAACGCCCCGGCGGCCTCCGCATGCCTTGCGGTCTATCGTCACACGCACGACAAGAAGCTTCTCGACGAGGCGATCGAGCTATATGGTTGGACCCGGCAGCACCTGATGGACCCGAGCGACCACCTGATGTGGGACTCGATCGGGCTTAACGGGCATATCGACCGGACGAAGTGGTCGTACAACACGGCGCTCATGGTTCGTACGGCGGCAAATCTCTACGCTTTGACGAAGCTTCCGAGCTACCGACAGGATGCGATGGAGATGGCGCGTTCGAGCCGACAGCATTGGCTTCGAGACGGGCGGCTTCACGACGAGGGGCGGTTTGCCCACTTATTGCTGGAGTCGTGGATCATCTGCCGGCGGGCGATTCCGGAAACCGATATTTCCGACTACGATCTGACGCAGCCGCTGGCCCTTATTCACTCCCAGGCGCGTTCCCAGGCCGGGCTTTATCACCACCGGTGGGATGCCCCGGCGCCCGCGCCGGACCAGAAGGTCGAGCTGATCGATCAGGCTTCGTTCGCGCGGGCTTGTTTCGAGGTCGCGGAGGCAACCGGCAAGTAA
- a CDS encoding substrate-binding domain-containing protein — translation MRFNVAAIIAGAAILAAFGCGNSGGGDTAGTTTGTTGTTGGAATNTGGKKLRIAVIPKGATHEFWKAIHAGANKAGEEFGAEVEWKAPEKEDDREGQQRIVDTLVQEKVDGIVLAPLDDAALAKPAKEAIDQGIPVIIIDSGLKETPVSSFIATDNYKGGQMAGQEMAKLLGDKGRIVVIRYQAGSASTEQREAGFLDEIKKHANIKVVSADRYAGATVDSAQKEGENVLSGLKKADGSLDIDGLYTPNESSTFGLLRVLQGNNWAGKIKFVGFDSSAKLVEALDKGELDATIVQNPFKMGYLGVKTMVDVIHKKKVEEKIDTGATLVTKENMNQDEIKKLLNPPGA, via the coding sequence ATGCGTTTCAACGTAGCAGCGATCATTGCCGGCGCGGCAATTCTGGCGGCCTTCGGCTGCGGTAACTCGGGTGGCGGCGACACCGCCGGTACCACCACCGGAACCACGGGCACGACGGGCGGAGCCGCCACGAATACCGGCGGCAAGAAACTTCGAATCGCGGTGATTCCCAAGGGCGCCACCCACGAGTTCTGGAAGGCGATCCACGCCGGGGCCAACAAGGCCGGCGAAGAGTTCGGCGCCGAAGTCGAATGGAAGGCGCCCGAGAAGGAAGACGACCGCGAAGGTCAGCAGCGAATCGTAGACACTCTTGTACAGGAGAAGGTCGATGGCATCGTTCTCGCTCCGCTCGACGACGCCGCTCTCGCCAAGCCGGCCAAGGAAGCGATCGACCAGGGGATCCCGGTCATCATCATCGACTCCGGACTCAAAGAGACTCCGGTTTCCAGCTTCATCGCGACCGACAACTACAAGGGCGGCCAGATGGCCGGCCAAGAGATGGCCAAGCTCCTGGGCGACAAGGGACGCATCGTCGTGATTCGCTACCAAGCCGGATCGGCCAGCACCGAGCAGCGCGAAGCCGGTTTCCTCGATGAGATCAAGAAGCACGCCAACATCAAAGTCGTCAGTGCCGACCGGTACGCCGGCGCCACCGTGGACTCGGCTCAGAAAGAGGGCGAGAACGTACTTAGCGGCCTGAAGAAGGCGGACGGCTCCCTCGACATCGACGGTCTCTATACTCCCAACGAGTCGAGCACCTTCGGCCTCCTCCGGGTCCTTCAGGGGAATAACTGGGCCGGCAAAATCAAGTTCGTCGGCTTCGATTCTTCTGCGAAGCTCGTGGAAGCGCTCGACAAGGGTGAGCTCGACGCCACGATCGTTCAGAACCCGTTCAAGATGGGCTACCTAGGCGTCAAGACCATGGTCGACGTCATCCACAAGAAGAAGGTGGAGGAGAAGATCGACACGGGCGCCACCCTCGTCACCAAGGAGAACATGAACCAGGACGAGATCAAAAAGCTCCTGAATCCCCCCGGTGCGTAA
- a CDS encoding sugar ABC transporter ATP-binding protein, protein MSFLHMSGISKRFGATVALDGVELQVERGEVHALVGENGSGKSTLMRILAGAIQPDEGTMTLDGKPYHPSSPMDARKSGIAMIYQELALCPDLSVTENVLLGMEDTRLGFVRQSEQHERVRAALTQLGYPHLDLNAPVRNLPIAVRQIVEIARAVALGSSVVVLDEPTSSLTQADAQKLFEVVRTLKAEGHAIIYISHFLDEIKLLADRLTVLRDGNNVGTLPAAEVDANGIVTLMVGRTIDDVYPRSERTPGLPILEVNELMGRPKPDEATLELRRGEVLGIAGLNGSGRTELLRTIFGLEAVRSGKVKVGKFEGAAQPHQRWDQGLGMLSEDRKEEGLALTMPIADNLTLTKLPRIISSTRQAADTAIWIDKMKVRCRGPEQAIGELSGGNQQKVAIARLLYHEVDVLLLDEPTRGIDVGSKEQIYGVIDALALEGKAVLMVSSYLPELLGVCDRIAVMHKGRLGPARPVNELSQESIMQEAAGA, encoded by the coding sequence ATGAGCTTTCTCCACATGTCCGGTATCTCCAAGCGCTTCGGCGCGACCGTCGCGCTTGACGGCGTGGAGTTGCAGGTCGAACGGGGAGAAGTCCACGCCCTCGTGGGCGAAAACGGCTCCGGCAAGAGCACGCTGATGCGCATTCTCGCCGGCGCCATTCAGCCCGACGAAGGGACGATGACGCTGGATGGCAAGCCATACCACCCTTCCAGCCCCATGGACGCCCGCAAGAGCGGCATCGCCATGATCTACCAAGAGCTCGCGCTCTGCCCCGACCTCTCCGTAACCGAGAACGTTCTGCTCGGTATGGAAGATACGCGCCTCGGCTTCGTCCGCCAATCGGAGCAGCACGAGCGGGTACGTGCCGCCCTGACCCAGCTTGGCTACCCCCACCTCGACCTGAACGCCCCGGTGCGCAATCTGCCGATCGCGGTTCGACAGATTGTGGAGATCGCCCGTGCCGTCGCGCTCGGATCGTCGGTGGTGGTGCTGGATGAGCCCACGAGCTCGCTTACCCAAGCCGACGCCCAAAAGCTTTTCGAGGTGGTGCGGACCCTCAAAGCGGAAGGGCACGCGATCATCTACATATCGCACTTTCTCGATGAGATAAAGCTTCTCGCCGACCGGCTCACCGTGCTCCGCGATGGAAACAACGTCGGCACCCTGCCTGCCGCCGAAGTCGACGCGAACGGGATCGTCACCCTGATGGTGGGCCGGACGATCGACGACGTTTATCCCCGCTCCGAGCGCACCCCCGGCCTGCCGATTCTCGAAGTGAACGAGCTGATGGGCCGGCCTAAGCCCGACGAAGCAACCCTCGAGCTGCGCCGAGGCGAAGTCCTCGGCATCGCCGGCCTCAATGGCTCTGGTCGAACTGAGCTTCTACGAACCATTTTCGGCCTCGAAGCCGTTCGCTCCGGCAAAGTCAAAGTTGGCAAGTTCGAAGGAGCCGCCCAGCCGCACCAGCGATGGGATCAGGGACTCGGAATGCTTAGCGAGGATCGCAAAGAAGAGGGACTGGCACTCACGATGCCGATCGCCGACAATCTCACCCTAACCAAGTTGCCAAGAATTATCTCCTCCACCCGCCAAGCCGCCGACACCGCCATCTGGATCGACAAAATGAAGGTCCGTTGCCGAGGTCCCGAACAGGCGATAGGAGAGCTGTCGGGCGGGAATCAGCAGAAGGTCGCCATCGCGCGACTCCTCTATCACGAAGTGGATGTGCTGCTGCTGGACGAACCGACCCGGGGAATCGACGTGGGAAGCAAAGAACAGATTTATGGAGTCATCGATGCGTTGGCGCTGGAAGGCAAAGCCGTGCTCATGGTGAGCAGTTACCTACCCGAACTGCTGGGCGTATGCGACAGAATCGCGGTGATGCACAAAGGAAGACTTGGTCCGGCGAGGCCCGTGAATGAGCTCAGCCAGGAATCGATCATGCAAGAGGCGGCCGGAGCTTGA